In the genome of Angustibacter luteus, one region contains:
- a CDS encoding DUF7059 domain-containing protein, translating into MSRPAPRFADDQAARDLAADLAPFTVDAVGDLLGPQASSALLREEPIAARRALRGDDRPLAVLVRLFVLGEPVAAAALDAALPRTGSRGAADAGLVELIGSDASPVARPLVDLGPHAADDVQWWLACDLGELATGGPLPADHVLGVGGASTTLAQWTVQAPVGSVLDLGTGCGVQAFHAARHATSVLGTDSSERALAFADFNARLNAAVVGGPFADRRLQLRRGDLLEPVAGERFDLVVSNPPFVITPRAAGVPLYEYRDGGLAGDEVVRRLVGGVVDVLAPGGVAQLLGNWEHRVDDDGQAQDWAQRVREWLPDGVQAWVVQREVQDPAQYAQTWARDGGHLPGSGAHDDLVEGWLDDFEARGVAAVGFGVVTLRRAEPGWHRVEELRGPLDGPMGDVVAAVLDAETWVRGTSDEDLLAAHLTVAADVTEERHALPGAADPQVILLRQGGGLQRVVRADTALAGLVGACDGELSVGQIVAALAQLLEEPEADLRARLLPDVRHLVADLLLQHP; encoded by the coding sequence ATGAGCCGGCCGGCGCCGCGGTTCGCCGACGACCAGGCGGCCCGCGACCTCGCGGCTGACCTCGCACCGTTCACCGTCGACGCCGTCGGCGACCTGCTGGGCCCACAGGCGTCGTCCGCCCTGCTGCGGGAGGAGCCGATCGCGGCTCGCCGGGCGCTGCGGGGCGACGACCGCCCGCTGGCCGTGCTGGTCCGGCTCTTCGTGCTGGGCGAGCCGGTCGCAGCGGCGGCGCTGGATGCGGCGCTGCCGCGCACCGGGTCCCGCGGGGCGGCGGACGCCGGGCTCGTCGAGCTCATCGGCAGTGACGCGTCGCCCGTCGCCCGCCCGCTGGTCGACCTGGGGCCGCACGCGGCCGACGACGTGCAGTGGTGGCTGGCGTGCGACCTCGGGGAGCTCGCCACCGGTGGCCCGCTGCCCGCGGACCACGTCCTCGGGGTCGGCGGCGCCTCCACCACGCTGGCCCAGTGGACGGTCCAGGCGCCCGTCGGCAGCGTCCTCGACCTCGGCACCGGGTGCGGGGTGCAGGCGTTCCACGCGGCCCGGCACGCGACGTCCGTGCTCGGCACCGACTCCTCCGAGCGGGCGCTCGCGTTCGCCGACTTCAACGCCCGGCTCAACGCGGCCGTGGTCGGCGGGCCGTTCGCGGACCGCCGCCTCCAGCTGCGCCGCGGCGACCTGCTCGAGCCGGTCGCCGGGGAGCGGTTCGACCTCGTGGTCAGCAACCCGCCGTTCGTGATCACCCCGCGCGCGGCCGGCGTGCCGCTCTACGAGTACCGGGACGGCGGCCTGGCCGGCGACGAGGTCGTCCGCCGGCTGGTCGGCGGAGTCGTCGACGTGCTCGCGCCGGGTGGTGTGGCGCAGCTGCTCGGCAACTGGGAGCACCGGGTGGACGACGACGGGCAGGCACAGGACTGGGCGCAGCGGGTGCGCGAGTGGCTGCCGGACGGCGTCCAGGCCTGGGTGGTGCAGCGCGAGGTGCAGGACCCGGCCCAGTACGCGCAGACCTGGGCCCGGGACGGTGGCCACCTGCCGGGGTCCGGCGCCCATGACGACCTGGTCGAGGGCTGGCTGGACGACTTCGAGGCCCGCGGCGTCGCGGCCGTCGGCTTCGGTGTCGTCACGCTGCGCAGGGCCGAGCCGGGCTGGCACCGGGTCGAGGAGCTGCGCGGCCCGCTGGACGGACCCATGGGCGACGTCGTCGCCGCCGTCCTGGACGCCGAGACCTGGGTGCGTGGCACCTCGGACGAGGACCTGCTGGCCGCCCACCTGACCGTCGCTGCCGACGTCACCGAGGAGCGTCACGCCCTGCCCGGCGCGGCGGACCCGCAGGTGATCCTGCTGCGTCAGGGTGGCGGCCTGCAGCGGGTGGTGCGGGCCGACACGGCTCTCGCCGGGCTGGTCGGCGCCTGCGATGGCGAGCTGTCCGTCGGGCAGATCGTCGCGGCCCTGGCGCAGCTGCTGGAGGAGCCCGAGGCCGACCTGCGCGCCCGGCTGCTACCCGACGTGCGGCACCTCGTCGCCGACCTGCTCCTGCAGCACCCCTGA
- a CDS encoding CGNR zinc finger domain-containing protein: protein MSTTPTPGPPTPPTPPTPPRPPHVELLIGYANSIDHELATDDLTTPAELDAWLTEHGLGAGAMRATADDLAVARRLREALQAAFTANHEGTGDFTALDAVAERLPLRLGGRDVPGDSPQPGLVPVLDGVPGALTRLLVAVNAAVVDGTWRRVKLCAADDCGWAYFDASKNRSRTWCEWGCGNKAKTRSYRARRKAAGMSGPA, encoded by the coding sequence ATGTCGACCACCCCCACGCCCGGGCCGCCCACGCCGCCCACGCCGCCCACGCCGCCCCGGCCGCCGCACGTCGAGCTGCTGATCGGCTACGCCAACTCGATCGACCACGAGCTGGCCACCGACGACCTGACCACCCCGGCCGAGCTCGACGCCTGGCTGACCGAGCACGGCCTGGGGGCCGGAGCCATGCGGGCCACCGCGGACGACCTGGCAGTGGCCCGACGGCTGCGCGAAGCCCTGCAGGCGGCGTTCACGGCCAACCACGAGGGCACCGGCGACTTCACGGCGCTGGATGCGGTCGCCGAGCGCCTGCCCCTGCGGCTGGGCGGCCGGGACGTCCCCGGGGACAGCCCGCAGCCGGGCCTGGTCCCGGTGCTGGACGGTGTCCCAGGCGCGCTCACCCGGCTGCTCGTCGCCGTCAACGCGGCCGTGGTCGACGGCACCTGGCGGCGGGTGAAGCTGTGCGCCGCCGACGACTGCGGGTGGGCCTACTTCGACGCCAGCAAGAACCGCTCCCGCACCTGGTGCGAGTGGGGCTGCGGCAACAAGGCGAAGACGCGCAGCTACCGCGCGCGCCGCAAGGCCGCCGGTATGAGCGGGCCGGCATGA